Proteins from one Bactrocera neohumeralis isolate Rockhampton chromosome 3, APGP_CSIRO_Bneo_wtdbg2-racon-allhic-juicebox.fasta_v2, whole genome shotgun sequence genomic window:
- the LOC126752366 gene encoding LOW QUALITY PROTEIN: uncharacterized protein LOC126752366 (The sequence of the model RefSeq protein was modified relative to this genomic sequence to represent the inferred CDS: deleted 3 bases in 2 codons), whose amino-acid sequence MVTVRKAAKTTKLRGPCEPVNKKRLLTMGTDIEQRPWTPTVRRGKIAAETSSPGPACVQLPTLVGKKVPDSKKPGAPAFTFGQKHRSNFDSIGPGPAQYDVTGLGMKGKATPPAASLRSRPKEKTLFRTPAPGEYDVDRAAKAVIDATPKYSFGQKPPNEKPNLTPAPNSYRPEVSFIKKKAPSYTFGRRTKLSFEQATPAPGDYQTEKIRLDHSPAFSIAGRHDINISNDSPAPGTYCPENARLGNTPAYTISGRTAKISISETPGPGNYCPEKVRLDHTPAYTMAGKYDSKINNATPAPGDYCPEKVRLDHTPAYSMGGRHNLQKPSDTPAPGAYCPEKVRLDNTPSYTMAGKHDPKQNNDTPAPGDYCPEKVRLDHTPAYSMGGRHNLQKPSDTPAPGAYCPEKVRLDNTPSYTMAGKHDPKLNNDTPAPGDYCPEKVRLDHTPAYSMGGRHNLQKPSDTPAPGAYCPEKVRLDNTPSYTMAGKHDPKLNNDTPAPGDYCPEKVRLDHTPAYSMGGRHNLQKPSDTPAPGAYHCPEKVRLDNTPSYTMAGKHDPKLNNDTPAPGDYCPEKVRLDHTPAYSMGGRHNLQKPSDTPAPGAYCPEKVRLDNTPSYTMAGKHDPKANNDTPAPGDYCPEKVRLDHTPAYSMGGRHNLQKPSDTPAPGAYCPEKVRLDHTPAYSMGGRHNLQKPSDTPAPGAYCPEKVRLDNTPSYTMAGKHDPKLNNDTPAPGDYCPEKVRLDHTPAYSMGGRHNLQKPSDTPAPGAYCPEKVRLDNTPSYTMAGKHDPKQNNDTPAPGDYCPEKVRLDHTPAYSMGGKHDPKLNNDTPAPGDYCPEKVRLDHTPAYSMGGRHNLQKPSDTPAPGAYCPEKVRLDNTPSYTMAGKHDPKQNNDTPAPGDYCPEKVRLDHTPAYSMGGRHNLQKPSDTPAPGAYCPEKVRLDNTPSYTMAGKHDPKLNNDTPAPGDYCPEKVRLDHTPAYSMGGRHNLQKPSDTPAPGAYCPEKVRLDNTPSYTMAGKHDPKLNNDTPAPGDYCPEKVRLDHTPAYSMGGRHNLQKPSDTPAPGAYCPEKVRLDNTPSYTMAGKHDPKQNNDTPAPGDYCPEKVRLDHTPAYSMSGRHNLQKPSDTPAPGAYCPEKVRLDNTPSYTMAGKHDPKLNNNTPAPGDYCPEKVRLDHTPAYSMGGRHNLQKPSDTPAPGAYCPEKVRLDNTPSYTMAGKHDPKLNNDTPAPGDYCPEKVRLDHTPAYSMGGRHNLQKPSDTPAPGAYCPEKVRLDNTPSYTMAGKHDLKLNNDTPAPGDYCPEKVRLDHTPAYSMGGRHNLQKPSDTPAPGAYCPEKVRLDNTPSYTMAGKHDLKLNNDTPAPGDYAPEAVKLSHSPAFSIVGRRNVQQISDTPAPGEYYSEKVRLDHTPAFTICGRKYLKHAENTPSPCDYKPEECKLGQSPAYSFGIKTNLHIRNESPAPGQYEFEKINMDRGPAYTFGLKVTHEQVSETPAPTAYEPEKHTLDHAPSFSFGLKPKSKLTTEAPAPGYYHPENCKLDNSPAFTFGLKVAPMPALPKGAYVEDRILQRRERRLASPVRTNQNQNLLNGELVNSTDNSSNHVERTSNTITSTTIRTIGEKEVLENGYKTDRASRPQHTGASSTRTTVTQHIARGALSNGTDLKANAKAKATTTTSTVTYTVADGGLDNGREIHTAHARADASTAKSGGSITKTVVQSDGSAVTTTTTSKTSSIKYVVEANATHEKSISS is encoded by the exons ATGGTCACTGTG AGGAAAGCAGCAAAAACGACAAAGCTACGAGGACCCTGTGAACCAGTAAATAAGAAACGACTGTTGACCATGGGCACCGATATCGAACAAAGACCTTGGACACCGACTGTACGCCGCGGTAAAATAGCCGCGGAGACTTCTAGTCCGGGACCAGCATGTGTGCAACTACCAACTTTAGTCG GCAAGAAAGTACCTGACTCGAAGAAACCAGGTGCGCCAGCGTTTACTTTTGGACAGAAACATCGCAGCAACTTCGATTCAATTGGACCGGGGCCAGCGCAATACGATGTCACCGGCTTGGGTATGAAAGGAAAAGCCACTCCTCCGGCAGCGAGCTTACGCAGTCGTCCCAAGGAGAAAACACTCTTTAGGACACCAGCACCCGGCGAGTATGATGTGGATCGAGCTGCAAAGGCCGTCATTGACGCTACGCCCAAGTATTCTTTCGGACAAAAGCCTCCAAATGAGAAGCCAAACCTAACGCCTG CGCCAAATAGCTATCGCCCTGAggtttcatttattaaaaagaaagcaCCGAGCTACACTTTTGGTAGAAGAACAAAGCTCAGCTTCGAACAGGCGACTCCAG cACCCGGTGACTACCAAACGGAAAAAATCCGTTTAGATCACAGTCCTGCATTTTCTATCGCGGGTAGACATGATATTAACATATCCAACGACTCGCCTGCACCAGGAACATATTGTCCCGAAAATGCTCGCCTAGGCAATACGCCGGCTTATACCATCAGCGGAAGAACTGCAAAGATATCAATTAGCGAAACTCCTGGTCCGGGAAATTATTGTCCTGAAAAGGTCCGTCTCGATCATACCCCAGCATATACAATGGCAGGGAAATATGACTCTAAAATCAATAATGCCACACCCGCGCCAGGAGATTATTGTCCTGAGAAGGTCAGACTCGATCACACACCTGCGTATTCCATGGGCGGTCGTCACAACTTACAGAAGCCCAGCGACACACCTGCACCAGGCGCTTATTGTCCTGAGAAAGTTCGTCTTGACAACACCCCATCATACACAATGGCTGGAAAACATGATCCCAAACAGAATAACGATACACCCGCGCCAGGAGATTATTGTCCTGAGAAGGTCAGACTCGATCACACACCTGCGTATTCAATGGGTGGTCGTCACAACTTACAAAAGCCCAGCGACACACCGGCACCAGGCGCTTATTGTCCTGAGAAAGTTCGTCTGGACAACACCCCATCATACACAATGGCTGGAAAACATGATCCTAAACTGAATAACGACACACCCGCGCCTGGAGATTACTGTCCTGAGAAGGTCAGACTCGATCACACACCTGCGTATTCAATGGGTGGTCGTCACAACTTACAAAAGCCCAGCGACACACCGGCACCAGGCGCTTATTGTCCTGAGAAAGTTCGTCTTGACAACACCCCATCATACACAATGGCTGGAAAACATGATCCTAAACTGAATAACGACACACCCGCGCCTGGAGATTATTGTCCTGAGAAGGTCAGACTCGATCACACACCTGCGTATTCAATGGGTGGTCGTCACAACTTACAGAAGCCCAGCGACACACCGGCACCAGGCGCTTAT CATTGTCCTGAGAAAGTTCGTCTTGACAACACCCCATCATACACAATGGCTGGAAAACATGATCCTAAACTGAATAACGACACACCCGCGCCTGGAGATTATTGTCCTGAGAAGGTCAGACTCGATCACACACCTGCGTATTCAATGGGTGGTCGTCACAACTTACAGAAGCCCAGCGACACACCGGCACCAGGCGCTTATTGTCCTGAGAAAGTACGTCTTGACAACACCCCATCATACACAATGGCTGGAAAACATGATCCCAAAGCA AATAACGATACACCCGCGCCTGGAGATTATTGTCCTGAGAAGGTCAGACTCGATCACACACCTGCGTATTCCATGGGCGGTCGTCACAACTTACAGAAGCCCAGCGACACACCTGCACCAGGCGCTTATTGTCCTGAGAAA GTCAGACTCGATCACACACCTGCGTATTCAATGGGTGGTCGTCACAACTTACAAAAGCCCAGCGACACACCGGCACCAGGCGCTTATTGTCCTGAGAAAGTTCGTCTTGACAACACCCCATCATACACAATGGCTGGAAAACATGATCCTAAACTGAATAACGACACACCCGCGCCTGGAGATTATTGTCCTGAGAAGGTCAGACTCGATCACACACCTGCGTATTCAATGGGTGGTCGTCACAACTTACAAAAGCCCAGCGACACACCGGCACCAGGCGCTTATTGTCCTGAGAAAGTTCGTCTTGACAACACCCCATCATACACAATGGCTGGAAAACATGATCCCAAACAGAATAACGATACACCCGCGCCAGGAGATTATTGTCCTGAGAAGGTCAGACTCGATCACACACCTGCGTATTCAATGGG TGGAAAACATGATCCTAAACTGAATAACGACACACCCGCGCCTGGAGATTATTGTCCTGAAAAGGTCAGACTCGATCACACACCTGCGTATTCAATGGGTGGTCGTCACAACTTACAGAAGCCCAGCGACACACCGGCACCAGGCGCTTATTGTCCTGAGAAAGTACGTCTTGACAACACCCCATCATACACAATGGCTGGAAAACATGATCCCAAACAGAATAACGATACACCCGCGCCAGGAGATTATTGTCCTGAGAAGGTCAGACTCGATCACACACCTGCGTATTCCATGGGCGGTCGTCACAACTTACAGAAGCCCAGCGACACACCTGCACCAGGCGCTTATTGTCCTGAGAAAGTTCGTCTTGACAACACCCCATCATACACAATGGCTGGAAAACATGATCCTAAACTGAATAACGACACACCCGCGCCTGGAGATTATTGTCCTGAGAAGGTCAGACTCGATCACACACCTGCGTATTCAATGGGTGGTCGTCACAACTTACAAAAGCCCAGCGACACACCGGCACCAGGCGCTTATTGTCCTGAGAAAGTTCGTCTTGACAACACCCCATCATACACAATGGCTGGAAAACATGATCCTAAACTGAATAACGACACACCCGCGCCTGGAGATTATTGTCCTGAGAAGGTCAGACTCGATCACACACCTGCGTATTCAATGGGTGGTCGTCACAACTTACAAAAGCCCAGCGACACACCGGCACCAGGCGCTTATTGTCCTGAGAAAGTACGTCTTGACAACACCCCATCATACACAATGGCTGGAAAACATGATCCCAAACAGAATAACGATACACCCGCGCCAGGAGATTATTGTCCTGAGAAGGTCAGACTCGATCACACACCTGCGTATTCCATGAGCGGTCGTCACAACTTACAGAAGCCCAGCGACACACCGGCACCAGGCGCTTATTGTCCTGAGAAAGTTCGTCTTGACAACACCCCATCATACACAATGGCTGGAAAACATGATCCTAAACTGAATAACAACACACCCGCGCCTGGAGATTATTGTCCTGAGAAGGTCAGACTCGATCACACACCTGCGTATTCAATGGGTGGTCGTCACAACTTACAGAAGCCCAGCGACACACCGGCACCAGGCGCTTATTGTCCTGAGAAAGTTCGTCTTGACAACACCCCATCATACACAATGGCTGGAAAACATGATCCTAAACTGAATAACGACACACCCGCGCCTGGAGATTACTGTCCTGAGAAGGTCAGACTCGATCACACACCTGCGTATTCAATGGGTGGTCGTCACAACTTACAGAAGCCCAGCGACACACCGGCACCAGGCGCTTATTGTCCTGAGAAAGTTCGTCTGGACAACACCCCATCATACACAATGGCTGGAAAACATGATCTCAAACTGAATAACGACACACCCGCGCCTGGAGATTATTGTCCTGAGAAGGTCAGACTCGATCACACACCTGCGTATTCCATGGGTGGTCGTCACAACTTACAAAAGCCCAGCGACACACCGGCACCAGGCGCTTATTGTCCTGAGAAAGTTCGTCTTGACAACACCCCATCATACACAATGGCTGGAAAACATGATCTCAAACTGAATAACGACACACCCGCGCCTGGGGATTATGCACCAGAAGCAGTGAAGCTTAGCCACTCACCTGCATTTAGTATTGTCGGCCGGAGAAATGTCCAGCAAATTAGTGATACACCAGCTCCGGGTGAATATTATTCTGAAAAGGTCCGACTAGATCATACTCCAGCATTTACCATATGCGGCCGAAAATACCTTAAACACGCAGAAAACACACCATCTCCATGCGATTACAAACCCGAAGAATGCAAACTTGGCCAGTCCCCAGCTTATTCCTTTGGCATAAAAACAAATCTTCACATCAGAAATGAATCGCCGGCACCAGGGCAATATGAATTCGAGAAAATTAATATGGATCGAGGTCCCGCGTACACTTTTGGTTTAAAAGTAACTCACGAGCAAGTCAGTGAAACCCCAG CACCCACTGCTTATGAACCAGAAAAACACACTCTCGATCACGCACCTTCCTTTAGTTTTGGCTTAAAGCCCAAGAGCAAGTTGACCACCGAGGCACCAG CACCCGGCTATTATCACCCAGAAAACTGTAAATTAGACAATTCGCCAGCTTTCACATTCGGTCTCAAAGTTGCCCCCATGCCAG CTCTGCCAAAGGGTGCTTATGTAGAAGATCGGATTTTGCAAAGACGAGAACGGCGTTTAGCCAGTCCTG TACGCACCAATCAAAACCAGAATCTGCTGAACGGCGAGTTGGTAAACTCCACCGACAATTCATCTAATCATGTTGAGCGCACATCCAATACAATTACCAgcacaacaataagaacaattGGTGAGAAAGAAGTGCTCGAAAACGGGTATAAAACGGACAGAGCCTCTCGGCCGCAGCACACAGGCGCCAGCAGCACCAGAACAACAGTTACACAGCACATCGCCAGGGGCGCACTAAGCAACGGCACTGACCTTAAAGCGAACGCTAAAGCTAAAGCCACCACAACCACTAGCACTGTAACATACACGGTTGCCGACGGTGGATTAGATAACGGTAGAGAAATTCACACCGCCCATGCCAGAGCTGATGCCAGCACGGCCAAATCAGGCGGCTCTATCACCAAGACGGTGGTACAGTCGGACGGCTCAGCTGTTACAACGACCACAACCTCAAAAACTTCGTCCATCAAATATGTTGTTGAGGCTAACGCCACACATGAAAAGAGCATAAG CTCCTAA
- the LOC126752359 gene encoding NF-kappa-B inhibitor cactus-like: MSKSNPAVKCITSDNENTNITDGSGTSGSSILAANADNKHIPEKKEFSKNIDIEDQSQGIDSGFLSGPQSSFQEEQEEAKYSSDGNDANDFNKSKSNIITTEHHVKNITGISQPHDKIQENIFVVDSGCIEEEYEEFNDSGTKSDRHLTTKQTLHRKPLSATAATKNSNLSEEMRLKHDVDSHISERFCNLSLESGTANNLNAADRIPTIQSTAISNKSLGLSKQSVVEQIFQQNDDGDTYLHLACISGQENLVAALIPLAMEQSLLNIKNDYEQTPLHLASLYSHKTIMRMLLLAGAEPNIRDCDGNTPLHIACENGDEQSLIALTTPFSAPEINAACQLFGFAQSKLVNNFEIRNYDGEYCVHLAAESGNLQILRSLVQSGANINVREGKGGYTPLHISVERNNEELLNFLLNYCKPKLNLEATTFGRRTAYQLACICKRSQMQLILEKHGAKQLPLPDEDESTEEESSDDE; this comes from the exons ATGTCGAAGTCAAACCCAGCAGTGAAGTGTATAACGAGTGATAacgaaaatacaaatattacgGATGGAAGTGGTACAAGTGGTTCATCCATTTTAGCAGCTAACGCAGATAATAAACACATTCcagaaaaaaaggaattttccaaaaacattgaTATTGAAGATCAATCCCAAGGGATAGATTCGGGATTTTTGTCTGGTCCTCAAAGCTCTTTTCAAGAAGAGCAGGAGGAAGCAAAATATAGCTCCGATGGAAACGATGCAAACGACTTcaataaatcaaaatcaaatattattacaaCAGAACATCACGTTAAAAACATTACTGGAATTTCCCAACCCCACGATAAAATTCAAGagaatatatttgttgttgattCGGGTTGCATAGAAGAAGAATACGAAGAGTTCAACGATTCAGGTACCAAATCCGACCGCCACTTAACTACCAAACAAACACTGCACAGGAAACCACTGTCTGCAACCGCTGCAACTAAAAATTCGAATTTAAGTGAAGAAATGAGACTCAAACATGATGTAGATAGTCATATATCGGAAAGATTTTGCAACCTAAGTTTAGAAAGTGGAactgcaaataatttaaatgctGCTGATAGAATTCCAACCATTCAATCAACAGCAATATCAAATAAATCGTTGGGATTGTCCAAACAGTCTGTAgtggaacaaatttttcaacaaaatgatGATGGAGACAC TTACCTTCATTTGGCATGCATATCGGGGCAAGAAAATTTAGTAGCTGCCCTTATCCCATTGGCTATGGAACAAAGCCTTCTGAACATAAAAAATGATTATGAACAAACCCCACTGCACTTGGCATCGCTTTACAGCCATAAAACCATAATGCGTATGCTATTACTTGCTGGCGCCGAG cCGAATATACGAGATTGTGATGGAAATACACCATTGCATATTGCTTGTGAAAATGGAgatgaacaaagtcttattgCTTTAACAACACCATTTAGCGCCCCAGAGATCAATGCTGCATGTCAACTATTCGGATTCGCACAGAGTAAACTTGtcaacaattttgaaatcagAAATTATGACG GCGAATATTGTGTTCATTTAGCTGCTGAAAGTGGTAATCTTCAAATACTAAGATCATTGGTGCAATCTGGAGCAAATATCAATGTCAga GAAGGAAAAGGTGGATACACACCACTACATATTTCTGTCGAAAGGAACAATGAGGAGCTATTAAACTTCTTACTAAATTATTGCAAGCCCAAACTGAACTTGGAAGCAACAACTTTTGGTCGACGAACTGCATATCAATTGGCATGTATTTGCAAGAGGTCACAAATGCAACTTATTTTAGAAAAGCATGGCGCAAAACAACTACCCCTGCCAGATGAAGATGAGAGCACTGAAGAGGAGAGCAGTGAcgatgaataa
- the LOC126752357 gene encoding NF-kappa-B inhibitor cactus-like — translation MSNKNTAEFKSGNKNTDEESCQKKELLGNVDFDLAHGTDSGFLSGPQNSFFQEDEECKQSSAENIGNNLNAQNPNIDKSVHRDGNFANIGEHCEKAAEELCIVDSGCIEEEECESNDLHADTEPPHAIVQPNTRSRPQVNQTSASEFTSSQDNKMKTKQDVDAHISERFSNLSLQHGTINDLGASCKDTAVDPEQAKPTKASAELLNKLPAWEQYYQQNDEGDTYLHLACISGYDNVVAALFRLAIHPCLLDIKNDYGQTPLHLAALTKQRKIMRMLLLAGAKPTIRDNNGNTALHIACMSGDEQCVNALTVPFSASEINEAHRQFGYRSNDKRVSSLSYASLPTGLEIRNYNGEYCVHLAAEGGHLQILKTLVQSGADINAREGKGGYTPLHISIEKGNEELFNFLLDDCKPNLETTTFGRLTAYQLTCILKRSQMQSSLEKFGAEPLSPPESEYESSDDESDFEESKNYERFVEPGYFGGNVMAVM, via the exons atgtCGAATAAAAATACAGCGGAATTTAAAAGTGGAAATAAGAACACCGATGAAGAAAGTTGTCAAAAGAAGGAGTTATTAGGAAATGTAGACTTCGATTTGGCACACGGAACGGATTCGGGGTTTCTTTCAGGACCACAAAACTCTTTCTTCcaagaagatgaagaatgtaaacaAAGTTCTGCTGAAAACATTGGTAACAATTTGAATGCCCAAAATCCCAATATCGATAAATCAGTACACCGAGATGGGAATTTTGCTAATATTGGCGAACATTGTGAAAAAGCTGCTGAGGAATTATGTATTGTTGATTCGGGCTGCATTGAGGAAGAAGAATGTGAGTCCAACGATTTACATGCCGACACTGAGCCTCCTCATGCCATTGTACAGCCCAATACACGATCGCGACCACAAGTAAACCAAACAAGTGCATCTGAATTTACAAGTTCACaagataataaaatgaaaacaaagcaaGATGTCGATGCTCACATTTCAGAACGCTTTTCTAATCTTAGTTTACAACACGGCACAATAAATGACTTGGGCGCGTCTTGCAAAGATACTGCCGTGGACCCTGAACAAGCGAAACCAACAAAGGCATCGGCTGAACTCCTCAATAAATTGCCAGCATGGGAACAATACTACCAACAAAATGACGAAGGAGACAC TTATCTTCATTTGGCTTGCATATCGGGATACGACAATGTGGTAGCTGCTCTTTTCCGCCTCGCTATACATCCTTGTCTGTTGGACATAAAAAACGATTATGGACAAACTCCCTTACATCTAGCTGCGCTAACAAAACAGAGAAAAATTATGCGCATGCTATTGCTAGCTGGCGCCAAG CCAACCATACGCGACAACAACGGAAACACAGCCTTACATATTGCTTGTATGTCTGGCGATGAACAATGTGTGAATGCTTTAACTGTTCCATTTAGTGCTTCAGAGATCAATGAAGCTCACCGCCAGTTTGGTTACAGATCCAATGATAAGCGAGTTTCTTCACTTAGTTATGCATCTTTACCCACTGGTTTAGAAATTCGCAATTACAACg gCGAATATTGTGTTCATTTGGCTGCCGAAGGAGGccatttacaaatattaaaaactttagtACAGTCTGGAGCGGACATCAATGCCAGA gAAGGAAAAGGTGGATACACACCTCTACATATTTCCATTGAAAAGGGTAATGAGGAGTTATTCAATTTCCTCCTGGATGATTGTAAGCCGAATTTGGAAACAACCACTTTCGGACGGCTGACTGCATATCAACTAACATGCATTCTGAAGAGGTCACAAATGCAAAGCAGTTTAGAAAAATTTGGCGCAGAGCCATTATCACCACCGGAAAGCGAATATGAAAGCAGCGACGACGAATCGGATTTTGAAGAATCTAAG aactATGAAAGATTCGTCGAGCCGGGATACTTCGGAGGCAATGTCATGGCAGTCATGTAA